The following are encoded in a window of Amycolatopsis lexingtonensis genomic DNA:
- a CDS encoding MBL fold metallo-hydrolase, which yields MSGFNLRFLGHSTVRLELGGRVVLTDPVLTARVGGLTRVVPPPPPPSYADADLVLLSHLHGDHLHLPSLKLLGRNTRVVVPKGAGSWLAKKGFARVEEIAPGETLTEGGLTVTATEAVHSGHRWGPRLTHGPQSPALGHLIETAETTVYNAGDTDLFPRMADFGPVDVALLPVWGWGPNLGPGHLDPARAAKAAERVRARAAVPVHWGTLAVPGLRRTARMRRLLADPPRVFAAEVRKHGIATEVLFTEPGAEVVLPAREDRA from the coding sequence GTGAGCGGCTTCAACCTGCGATTCCTCGGCCATTCGACCGTCCGGCTCGAACTCGGTGGCCGGGTCGTGCTGACCGATCCCGTGCTCACCGCCCGCGTCGGCGGGCTCACCCGGGTCGTCCCGCCGCCCCCGCCGCCGAGCTACGCCGACGCCGACCTCGTGCTGCTCTCCCACCTGCACGGCGACCACCTGCACCTGCCCTCCCTCAAGCTGCTCGGGCGGAACACCCGCGTCGTCGTCCCGAAAGGGGCCGGGTCCTGGCTCGCCAAGAAGGGCTTCGCGCGCGTCGAAGAGATCGCGCCCGGCGAAACCCTGACCGAAGGCGGGCTGACCGTCACCGCGACCGAAGCCGTGCACTCCGGGCACCGGTGGGGGCCGCGGCTCACCCACGGTCCGCAGAGTCCCGCGCTCGGGCACCTGATCGAGACCGCGGAAACGACCGTCTACAACGCCGGCGACACCGACCTCTTCCCCAGGATGGCGGACTTCGGCCCGGTCGACGTCGCACTGCTGCCCGTCTGGGGCTGGGGGCCGAACCTCGGGCCGGGTCACCTGGACCCGGCCCGCGCCGCGAAGGCCGCCGAACGCGTCCGGGCGCGCGCCGCCGTGCCCGTGCACTGGGGCACCCTCGCCGTGCCGGGGCTGCGGCGGACCGCGCGGATGCGGCGGCTGCTCGCCGACCCGCCGCGGGTGTTCGCGGCCGAAGTCCGCAAGCACGGCATCGCCACCGAGGTCCTGTTCACCGAGCCCGGCGCCGAAGTCGTGCTCCCCGCGCGTGAGGACCGCGCGTGA
- a CDS encoding S1 family peptidase, whose amino-acid sequence MTPRKTALKTFAVLSAAALTSGVCASAATASPLAFSEMQAHAITSATQVAQSLGAASGGVYLENGKAVVNVVDDAALQKVQAAGLSAKKVKHTFAALTGVKNQLDAVKNVPQTAWGIDTKTNQVVVKVYDAASKETADKVSAAAAKYGDSVRVEHRTGKLELHIQDGDAIQNSQGRCSLGFNVTRGGEPFLLTAGHCTNLGGTWSGGDVSGAEVVESDCPGADSGLLTRPNGTGPGEINTGQQITSAAEPTVGEQIQKQGSTTGGGSGEVTSVDESVNFDVGVLNHEFGTTAHTDHGDSGGPAYDGEKGLGTLSGGDTVTSYFYPLTLELQAYGLELA is encoded by the coding sequence ATGACTCCCCGGAAGACCGCTCTCAAGACCTTCGCCGTCTTGTCGGCAGCGGCGCTGACGAGCGGCGTGTGCGCGTCGGCGGCCACCGCGTCCCCACTGGCCTTCTCCGAAATGCAGGCCCACGCCATCACCAGCGCCACCCAGGTCGCGCAGTCGCTGGGCGCCGCCTCCGGTGGTGTCTACCTGGAGAACGGCAAGGCCGTCGTGAACGTCGTCGACGACGCCGCGTTGCAGAAGGTGCAGGCCGCCGGGCTCAGCGCGAAGAAGGTCAAGCACACCTTCGCCGCGCTCACCGGTGTCAAGAACCAGCTGGACGCGGTGAAGAACGTGCCGCAGACCGCGTGGGGCATCGACACCAAGACCAACCAGGTCGTGGTGAAGGTCTACGACGCGGCCAGCAAGGAAACCGCCGACAAGGTCAGCGCGGCCGCCGCGAAGTACGGCGACAGCGTCCGCGTCGAGCACCGGACCGGCAAGCTCGAGCTGCACATCCAGGACGGCGACGCCATCCAGAACAGCCAGGGCCGCTGCTCGCTCGGCTTCAACGTGACGCGCGGCGGGGAGCCGTTCCTGCTCACCGCCGGGCACTGCACCAACCTCGGTGGCACCTGGTCCGGCGGGGACGTCTCCGGGGCCGAGGTCGTCGAGAGCGACTGCCCGGGCGCCGACTCCGGCCTGCTGACCCGGCCGAACGGGACCGGCCCTGGCGAGATCAACACCGGCCAGCAGATCACCAGCGCGGCCGAGCCGACCGTCGGTGAGCAGATCCAGAAGCAGGGCTCGACCACCGGTGGCGGCAGCGGCGAGGTCACCTCGGTCGACGAGTCGGTCAACTTCGACGTCGGCGTGCTCAATCACGAGTTCGGCACCACCGCGCACACCGACCACGGCGACTCCGGTGGCCCGGCGTACGACGGTGAGAAGGGCCTCGGCACGCTGTCCGGCGGCGACACCGTGACCAGCTACTTCTACCCGCTCACCCTGGAGCTGCAGGCTTACGGCCTCGAGCTCGCCTGA
- a CDS encoding SAM-dependent methyltransferase, which yields MPHAHDQPMIVENMLKQEFWESMYQRDEHRIWSGNVNANLSSEVDGLKPGHALDLGCGEGGDAIWLAKRGWTVDGADISTVALARAEEAAKEAGVSVRWLHRDILKWQPEEQYDLISAQYMHLPPALRRDVFTAAAAAIRPGGTLLVVGHSPKAMREFDGQKPPEELYFEPEEITTFLGDPWQWVVETCETRGEGHHTDAVYRAKRLEA from the coding sequence ATGCCCCACGCACACGACCAGCCGATGATCGTCGAGAACATGCTCAAGCAGGAGTTCTGGGAGTCGATGTACCAGCGCGACGAGCACCGGATCTGGAGCGGGAACGTCAACGCCAACCTCAGCTCGGAGGTCGACGGGCTGAAACCCGGGCACGCCCTCGACCTCGGCTGCGGCGAAGGCGGCGACGCGATCTGGCTGGCCAAGCGCGGCTGGACGGTCGACGGCGCCGACATCTCGACCGTCGCGCTCGCCCGCGCCGAAGAAGCGGCCAAGGAGGCGGGGGTGAGCGTCCGCTGGCTGCACCGCGACATCCTGAAGTGGCAGCCCGAAGAGCAGTACGACCTGATTTCGGCGCAGTACATGCACCTGCCGCCGGCGCTGCGCCGCGACGTCTTCACGGCGGCCGCGGCGGCGATCCGGCCGGGCGGGACGCTGCTGGTGGTCGGGCACTCGCCGAAGGCCATGCGCGAGTTCGACGGCCAGAAGCCGCCGGAGGAGCTGTACTTCGAGCCGGAGGAGATCACGACGTTCCTCGGCGACCCGTGGCAGTGGGTCGTCGAGACGTGCGAGACGCGCGGCGAGGGGCACCACACCGACGCCGTCTACCGCGCGAAGCGGCTGGAGGCATGA
- a CDS encoding GNAT family N-acetyltransferase: MTDETRVTDNPDENRYEVWVGEKLAGMAFYDRRGELTVFTHTEIDDAFAGQGLGKALAAGALDDVVAAGRTIVPVCPFIAGYLRKHPGYEDHVRWPKG, encoded by the coding sequence ATGACCGACGAGACCCGAGTGACCGACAACCCGGACGAGAACCGGTACGAGGTGTGGGTGGGCGAGAAGCTGGCCGGGATGGCGTTCTACGACCGGCGGGGCGAGCTGACGGTGTTCACGCACACGGAGATCGACGACGCGTTCGCCGGGCAGGGGCTGGGGAAGGCGCTGGCGGCGGGCGCGCTGGACGACGTCGTCGCGGCGGGGCGGACGATCGTGCCGGTTTGCCCGTTCATCGCGGGGTACCTGCGGAAGCACCCGGGGTACGAGGACCACGTTCGGTGGCCGAAGGGGTGA
- a CDS encoding DedA family protein → MNWTDPAALGYPAVFGGVLLGSIIPIVPTGAVVGAAAAVATTTDHLSLPLVIVLSVLGAYIGDVVTFGIPRLGSEAAFRWVSRRQPAERLEKARDQFTRRGWQLIVIGRLVPAGRIPVLLAAAALSYPWRRLLPAALVACVLWATAYSLLGILSGGIFDSPLIATLLATVLVLLVTVALNLIARWRRKTKERV, encoded by the coding sequence GTGAACTGGACCGACCCGGCCGCCCTCGGTTACCCGGCCGTGTTCGGCGGCGTGCTGCTCGGCTCGATCATCCCGATCGTGCCCACCGGGGCCGTGGTCGGCGCCGCGGCCGCCGTCGCCACCACCACCGACCACCTTTCGCTCCCGCTGGTGATCGTCCTTTCCGTGCTCGGCGCCTATATCGGCGACGTAGTGACGTTCGGGATCCCGCGCCTGGGCAGCGAAGCCGCGTTCCGCTGGGTCAGCCGCCGCCAGCCCGCCGAACGGCTCGAGAAGGCCCGCGACCAGTTCACCCGCCGGGGCTGGCAGCTCATCGTGATCGGCAGGCTCGTCCCGGCCGGCCGGATTCCGGTGCTGCTCGCGGCGGCCGCGCTGAGCTACCCGTGGCGGCGCCTGCTGCCCGCCGCGCTCGTCGCGTGCGTGCTCTGGGCGACCGCCTACAGCCTGCTCGGCATCCTCAGCGGCGGGATCTTCGACTCGCCGCTGATCGCGACATTGCTCGCCACGGTGCTGGTCCTGCTGGTCACCGTGGCCCTGAACCTGATCGCCCGGTGGCGGCGCAAGACCAAGGAGCGAGTGTGA
- a CDS encoding terpene synthase family protein: protein MPEQPFVLPEFYLPHPARLNPHLEGARVHSKAWATGFDMIDVPQHGTVIWTEHDLDSHDYALLCAYTHPDAGAEELDLITDWYVWVFYFDDHFLELYKRTGDIESARTYLGRLELFMPAEGEITAEPENPVERGLADLWARTVPHRSAGWRKRFIASTKALLDESLWELANINEGRLANPIEYVEMRRKVGGAPWSANLIEHSVHAEVPDEIAASRPMEVLRDCFADSVHLRNDIFSYQREVQDEGELSNGVLVFERFLGLPTQRAADAVNDLITSRLHQFEHTALTEVPALFDEHGVDPAARAATFAYVKGLQDWQAGGHEWHLRSSRYMNDGGPEPGTATGLGTSAARVFTSVLATTPQRLRSYSHTPFGEVSTPRPSFEVPFPLRLSPHLESCRRRNVDWARRTGFLDGVVWDERKLRAADLPLCAAGIHPDATAEELDVTSDWLTWGTYADDYYPAVFGPARDLAAAKAANLRLSACMPLDGSPAPAPLNALEAGLADLWARTAPADRLPVRRAVDTMTSSWLWELANQAQNRVPDPIDYIEMRRRTFGTDLTTALARRGAVPAGLAGSRPVRTLENSAGDYAALLNDLYSYRKEIRFEGELHNCVLVVRNFLDCPEDRAFAVVGDLARARLAEFRHATDVELPVLLAGRGLAPDALDGYVERLRNWMTGIAHWHESVSRYTDTELGRHPRLGQPTGLGTSALRISSLLPAGG from the coding sequence GTGCCTGAGCAGCCGTTCGTCCTCCCCGAGTTCTACCTCCCGCACCCCGCCCGGCTGAACCCGCACCTCGAAGGCGCGCGCGTGCACAGCAAAGCGTGGGCCACCGGGTTCGACATGATCGACGTGCCGCAGCACGGCACCGTGATCTGGACCGAGCACGACCTCGATTCCCACGACTACGCCCTGCTCTGCGCCTACACCCACCCGGACGCCGGCGCCGAAGAGCTCGACCTGATCACCGACTGGTACGTCTGGGTCTTCTACTTCGACGACCACTTCCTCGAGCTCTACAAGCGCACCGGCGACATCGAAAGCGCGCGCACGTATCTCGGCCGGCTCGAGCTCTTCATGCCCGCCGAAGGCGAAATCACCGCGGAGCCGGAAAACCCCGTCGAGCGCGGGCTCGCCGATCTGTGGGCCCGGACCGTGCCCCACCGGTCGGCCGGCTGGCGGAAGCGGTTCATCGCGAGCACGAAGGCGTTGCTGGACGAGTCGCTGTGGGAGCTCGCCAACATCAACGAGGGCCGGCTGGCCAACCCGATCGAGTACGTCGAGATGCGGCGGAAGGTCGGCGGCGCGCCGTGGTCGGCGAACCTGATCGAGCACTCGGTGCACGCCGAGGTACCCGATGAGATCGCCGCGTCGCGGCCGATGGAAGTCCTGCGAGACTGCTTCGCCGACAGCGTCCACCTGCGCAACGATATCTTCTCCTACCAGCGTGAGGTGCAGGACGAGGGCGAGCTGTCCAACGGCGTGCTCGTCTTCGAGCGGTTCCTCGGCCTCCCCACCCAGCGGGCGGCCGACGCGGTCAACGACCTGATCACCTCGCGGCTGCACCAGTTCGAGCACACCGCGCTCACCGAGGTGCCCGCCCTGTTCGACGAGCACGGTGTCGACCCGGCCGCCCGCGCCGCGACGTTCGCCTACGTCAAGGGCCTGCAGGACTGGCAGGCCGGCGGGCACGAGTGGCACCTGCGCTCCAGCCGGTACATGAACGACGGAGGCCCGGAGCCGGGCACCGCGACCGGACTCGGGACGTCCGCGGCGCGCGTCTTCACGTCGGTGCTCGCGACCACGCCGCAGCGGCTGCGGTCCTACTCGCACACCCCGTTCGGCGAGGTTTCGACGCCGCGGCCGTCGTTCGAGGTGCCGTTCCCGCTGCGGCTCAGCCCGCACCTGGAGTCCTGCCGCCGCCGCAACGTCGACTGGGCGCGGCGGACGGGCTTCCTCGACGGCGTCGTCTGGGACGAGCGGAAGCTGCGCGCCGCGGACCTGCCGCTGTGCGCGGCGGGCATCCACCCGGACGCGACGGCGGAAGAACTGGACGTCACCAGCGACTGGCTCACCTGGGGCACGTACGCCGACGACTACTACCCGGCGGTGTTCGGCCCGGCCCGCGACCTCGCGGCGGCGAAGGCGGCCAACCTGCGCCTGTCGGCGTGCATGCCGCTGGACGGCTCACCGGCGCCCGCTCCGCTGAACGCGCTGGAGGCGGGACTGGCCGACCTGTGGGCGCGCACGGCACCGGCCGACCGGCTCCCGGTGCGGCGCGCGGTCGACACGATGACGTCGAGCTGGCTCTGGGAGCTGGCGAACCAGGCGCAGAACCGCGTCCCGGACCCGATCGACTACATCGAGATGCGGCGCCGGACCTTCGGCACGGACCTCACGACAGCCCTCGCGCGCCGGGGCGCCGTACCGGCCGGGCTGGCCGGGTCCCGGCCGGTGCGGACGCTGGAAAACAGCGCCGGCGACTACGCCGCCCTGCTGAACGACCTGTACTCCTACCGGAAGGAGATCCGGTTCGAGGGCGAGCTGCACAACTGCGTCCTGGTGGTCCGGAACTTCCTGGACTGCCCCGAGGACCGCGCGTTCGCCGTGGTCGGCGACCTCGCACGGGCACGGCTCGCCGAGTTCCGCCACGCGACGGACGTCGAACTGCCCGTGCTGCTCGCCGGCCGCGGGCTCGCCCCGGACGCCCTCGACGGGTACGTCGAGCGCCTCCGGAACTGGATGACCGGGATCGCGCACTGGCACGAGAGCGTCAGCCGGTACACCGACACCGAACTCGGCCGCCACCCCCGGCTCGGGCAGCCGACCGGGCTCGGGACCTCGGCGCTGCGGATCTCGTCCCTGCTGCCCGCGGGCGGCTGA